The nucleotide window GGGTTGAGCGGCGAGCGCCGCAGGAACAGGTCAACCGTCTCGGCGACGTCGTGGTGGATCGCCAACTCGTCGAAATCCACGATCTCGATGACGACGTCGAAGGTCGGCGGGGCGCGGCGCTCGAGCACCGTTTTCTGGGTGCCGCGGAAGCGCGCCTCCTCGTCGGACAGGGTGACGGCGTGGACGCCGCCGACGAGGTCGGACAAGGTGGGATTCATGAGCAGGTTGTCCAGGGTATTGCCGTGCGCGGTGGCGATGAGCTGCACCCCGCGCTCGGCGATGGTGCGGGCGGCCAGCGCCTCGGCCTCGGTGCCGATCTCGTCAATGACGACGACCTCCGGCATGTGGTTTTCCACCGCCTCGATCATGACCGCGTGCTGGAGGTCGGGGTGCGGCACCTGCATGCGCCGCGCGCGGCCGATGCCCGAGTGGGGGATGTCGCCGTCGCCCGCGATCTCGTTGGAGGTGTCAACCACGATCACGCGCTTGTCAAGGTCGTCGGCGAGCACGCGCGCGACCTCCCGCAGCTTGGTCGTCTTGCCGATGCCGGGGCGCCCCAACAGGAGGATGCCTTTGCCGGTCTCGACGATGTCGCGGATGATGTCAATGGTGCCGTAGACCGCGCGCCCGACGCGGCAGGTCAGGCCCACCACCTTGCGGTGACGGTTGAGGATGGCGGAGATGCGATGCAGGGTGCGCTCGATGCCGGCACGGTTGTCGGCGGTGAATTCGCCAACCCGGCTGACGACGTAGTCCAGGTCCTCGCGCGCTACCGGCTTCGCCGCCAGCGACATCACCTGCTCGGAGAAGCGCGCCTCGGGCTCGCGCCCTAGATCCAGCACCACCTCCAGCAGCTGCGCCAAATCGGGATGTCGCACCAGGCGCTCCCGCAGACGTACCGGCAGCACACTCAGCAGCAAGTCGAGGTCGTCGGTGATCTCCCGTTCGCCCACGGCGCGCGCAGTGCCGACTCCCTCATCCTCAGGCGCTTCGCTCTTCAAGGCGCTGCAATTCCTCCTCGATCACGCTCTCCTCCAGCCGCCGAAACAGCGGGCGCGGCTCCGCCAGCGGCCGCCCCGCCGGTACCGGCGCCACCCGCCAATCGTCCTTACCCAGTTGGCCCTGCGCGCCCAGCATCCTGTGCACCAGCTCCGACGAGAACGGCAGGAACGGGTAGAAAATCGTCTTGAGCGCCGAGATCACCTGCAGCCCGGTGTACAGGGTCGTGGCCGCCGCCGCCCGCTCCTGCTTGATCTGGTGCCACGGCGCGCGGTGGTCGAGGTAGCGGTTGGCGGCGCGGGCCAGCTCCATCGCCTGCGCGATCGCCGCGCGGAAGTGGCAGTGCTCCAGCTCGTCGCTGACGGCGGCGAAGGTCTCCCGCACCCGCGCCAGCATCTCGCCTTCGGGTTCGCCCGGGCTGCCTGCCGGCGGCGCCTGGCCCGCGAAGTTGCGCACGGTCATGGTCAGCAC belongs to Armatimonadota bacterium and includes:
- a CDS encoding R3H domain-containing nucleic acid-binding protein codes for the protein MGEREITDDLDLLLSVLPVRLRERLVRHPDLAQLLEVVLDLGREPEARFSEQVMSLAAKPVAREDLDYVVSRVGEFTADNRAGIERTLHRISAILNRHRKVVGLTCRVGRAVYGTIDIIRDIVETGKGILLLGRPGIGKTTKLREVARVLADDLDKRVIVVDTSNEIAGDGDIPHSGIGRARRMQVPHPDLQHAVMIEAVENHMPEVVVIDEIGTEAEALAARTIAERGVQLIATAHGNTLDNLLMNPTLSDLVGGVHAVTLSDEEARFRGTQKTVLERRAPPTFDVVIEIVDFDELAIHHDVAETVDLFLRRSPLNPEIRRRSQSGKVETVAPPRTAAPPEPAGEFFDYAYARSRAPVTDGALRIFPYGINRGKLERAIRDLELQARLVNSLEEADAVIVLKAQERRAPHLVQEAAAAGKRAHVLRANTQHQIIAALQEIAHLSGRGPEQLALREAQQAIERVLMTSEPVELAPRESCLRRLQHALANQYRLQSESVGTDPRRRVRISKA